The sequence below is a genomic window from Longimicrobiales bacterium.
GCGCCTTGTGATAGGCGGACAGGATGTTGAAATGCTCTTCACCGCCCTTGTCGTAGCGCGCGAAACGCAGCTGCATGGCCTCGCGCGCGAGATCCACCGTGATCCGTCGGTCAGCACCCGCAAGCGTCGCTGCGGTTTCCAGCGTATTGAGCGCACGGCGCGCATCGCCATCCGCTTCGACACTGATCATCTCGAACGCATCGTCATCGACGTTCAGCTGGAGGCCCCCGAGGCCATGAACGCTGTCGGCAACCGCGCGCCGGAGGATCACCTGCAGCGCGTCGGGGGACAACGGTTTCAGCACGAACACCCTGGAGCGGCTGAGCAGCGCGCCGATTACCTCGAATGACGGGTTCTCCGTCGTCGCCCCGATCAAATCGATAGTGCCCGCCTCGACATGCGGCAGAAACGCATCCTGCTGCGCCTTGTTGAAGCGATGTATCTCATCGCAGAACAGGATCGTGCGACGCTGCACCGCGCGGTGGCGCTCCTTCGCCTCGGCAATGATCGCGCGTACGCGCGCGACACCTTCCGTTACCGCGCTGAAGTGCACGAACGCCGCCTGCGTGCGCTCAGCGATGATCCGTGCGAGCGTAGTCTTGCCGGTGCCCGGCGGACCCCAGAAGATGACACTGCCGATCGCATCCTTCTCGATCAGCTCACGGAGCGCCTTGCCTGACCCCAGCAGATGCTCCTGTCCAACGTAATCGTCCAGCGTGCGCGGGCGCATGCGCGCGGCGAGCGGCGCAGCGGCGTCCGCACCGCCATCGTCCGCGCCGCCGCGGGTGCCCGCCGCCGGCGATGCCGAGTCGGGCGTCCCACCGGCCGCAGCGCCGCCAGGTGCGGAACGGGAGTCGCGCCCGTGCGTGCCCCCGCCGGGTGCCTCTCCGAACAGGCTCAGCTCATCATCTTCCATCAGTGCGGCATGTCGGGCAGGAGCATCTGAAGGGCGATGTAGGCGAGGACACCGGCTAGGAACCCGCCATGGACGCCGATACTGCGCTCATGCTGTGATTCGGGAATGAGGTTCGACGCGGCGACATACAGTGTGACACCGGCGGCGAGCGGCAGGCCGTAGGCGGCCATCGTGCCAACGAACGGCGTGATGAGCGCGCCCGCAACCGTGGCGGCGGCAATGCCGAGCACGGCTCCGATCGTCTTCTGCGGTGTGTTGCCGCTCGCGAGCATGATGCTCCCGAGCGATACGCCGGTCGGCACCTTGTGCAGCAGGATGCCGGTAAATACCAGCAGTCCGAGCGAGCCGCTCTCGAGGAAGCCGCTGCTGATGGCTACGCCGTCGAAAAACGAGTGCGGGAGCAGCCCGACGAGTGCCCAGACCCCGATTCCGCGTGACACCATCGCATCCGTGTGTGTCTCCTCGCCGAAATGGAAATGAGGCGTGAGCGTGTGCTGCGTCACGTGCACGACCAGGTAGCCGAGGAGAACGGCAATGAACCCGCCGCGCACATCGATCGCGTGCGGGAGCATGCCGAGAATGACGAGCGCCAGCATGAAGCCGGCGCCGAAGCCTGTCAGCGCTGCGAGCAGACCGCGGTCACGACCGCTGCGCCAGATGACGAGGAGGCCCCCGCCGACGTCGCCAAGCGCCGCGAGCGCGGCAAACAGGACGCCGGTCACGTCGTACCTGTGCGCGGGTGCGGCCGGCGCGTCACGCGTCGCCGTCCATCTCGCGCACCATGCGCAGCAGCGCCTTGCGATCGTTCAGGGATGGGTCCTCGATCACACAGTCGAGCAGCTCGCGCAGGATCTCGCCGTAACGCGGGCCGGGCGGCAGGCCGAGTGTCTTGAGATCATCGCCATCGATCGCGAGGTCACCGGTGGCCAGCGGCGGCTGGGCCGCGAGCACGCGGCGCACATGGCGCCAGCGACCGGCAAGATCGTCATCGCCGCGCGCGACCGGATTTGCGCGCCAGAGCGCGATACGCAGCCGGAACAGGTCCGGCACGAGAGCCGGCGGGACGTGGAGTAGCCATCTGCGTACGCCGGCATCCGGCGAATCGGGCGGGAAGAGATCGGACTGCTTTGCGACGAGTGTCGCGACGCGCTCCGTATCCGCGTTCGATGCCTTGAGCCGTTCCATCAGCTCGCGCGCCTTGCGCGCGCCAAACACCTCGTGCCCGGTGAAGCGCCAGCCGCCGCGCAGGTCGCGCGAAGCGGCGGCCGGCATGCCGACGGCATGGAGGAGCGCCGTGAGCCGCAGCAGCGGCCGCGTCTGCGGAATGGCATCGACTGCCGCCAGCGTCCGCCGCCACGCGTCACTCGGAGCATCGCCGAGCGTGAGCGATGCGAGCTGCTGCAGCTCCGGGTAGAGCTGCGCGAGTGCACCGGATCGCTCGTAAAGCAGCAGCGCGGCGGACGCGTGCGGCGTCCGGCCGAGCACTTTCAGCAGCTCCTCGCGCACGCGTTCGGCCGAGAGAACGGTGAGGTGCGGCACTGCGGCCGTGAGTGCCGCCCAGGTGGACGGCTCCGGCTCCAGCACGAAATGGCCGGCAAAGCGCAGCCCGCGCAGCACGCGCAGATAGTCCTCGGCAAATCGTTCGGCCGGCTCGCCGACCGTGCGCAGCCTGGCCGCCTTCAGGTCGGCCAGGCCGTGATACGGGTCGCGCACCTCATCATGGATGGGATGCCATGCCATGGCGTTGAACGTGAAGTCGCGCCGTGACAGGTCCTCGTCGATCGTGTGCGCGAACTCGACGACCGCATGGCGTCCGGACGTCTCGATGTCGCGCCGGAACGTCGTTACCTCGTACAGCACGCCGTCCGCACCGAACACACCGACCGTGCCGTGCTCGATGCCGATCGGCACTGTGCGACGGAAGAGCCGGCGCACCTCGTGCGGTCGTGCGCTCGTGGCCAGGTCCCAGTCAACATGCGGCGTCCCGAGCAGCGCGTCGCGAACGGCGCCGCCCACGGCCCATACGTCGTGGCCGGCGTGATCGAGTTTCTGCGCGATCTCGAGAACGGAGCGCGGCGGACTGAGCTGCATCAGCCGCACATCACGGAGCCGCCGTTCACATTGACCGTCTCCCCCGTGATGTGGCGCGCCAGATCCGAGCAGAGGAAAACGACGGGGCCTGCGACATCATCCGCACTCGCCACGCGGCCGAGGGGAATGCCTGCCTCGATCCTCCTCCGACCGCCACCCGCGTACGGCAGCTCCGCCATCTCCGTGTCGATCCAGCCGGGCGCTACGCAGTTGACGGTCGTGCCCTGCCCCGCCAGCTCGACCGCTACGCCCTTCACGAACGAGATCAAAGCGCCTTTCGACGCCGCGTAGTCGGCGTGTCCCGCTTCACCGCGCTGCCCGGCCGTCGAGCTGATCAGCACGATCCGGCCGTCGTCGGACATCATGCGCGCGGCCTCGCGCGTACTGTAGAAAATGGAGTCCAGGTTGATCGCGATGGTGCGCTGCCACTGCTCGTCCGACATCAGAGAAACCGGCTGGTATTCGGGCGGCCAGATACCGGCGTTGCCGACGAAGATGTCCAGGCCGCCGAACTCCTCGCGCGCATGCCGGAACAGCTGCTCGACCTCGCGCCGCGTCGACAGGTCGCC
It includes:
- a CDS encoding replication-associated recombination protein A codes for the protein MEDDELSLFGEAPGGGTHGRDSRSAPGGAAAGGTPDSASPAAGTRGGADDGGADAAAPLAARMRPRTLDDYVGQEHLLGSGKALRELIEKDAIGSVIFWGPPGTGKTTLARIIAERTQAAFVHFSAVTEGVARVRAIIAEAKERHRAVQRRTILFCDEIHRFNKAQQDAFLPHVEAGTIDLIGATTENPSFEVIGALLSRSRVFVLKPLSPDALQVILRRAVADSVHGLGGLQLNVDDDAFEMISVEADGDARRALNTLETAATLAGADRRITVDLAREAMQLRFARYDKGGEEHFNILSAYHKALRGSDADGALYWMARMIEGGQDPLIIFRRAIAMAAEDIGMADPNALQVAVGARQAFQILGPPEGFLPLAEMTIYLATAPKSNASYRALNAALDAARKTPAAAVPLHIRNAPTRLMKDLGYHDGYRYAHDYEGSFVPQEHLPDELRGARFYEPGALGFEKDVRKRIEYWDRLRREAESE
- a CDS encoding ZIP family metal transporter: MTGVLFAALAALGDVGGGLLVIWRSGRDRGLLAALTGFGAGFMLALVILGMLPHAIDVRGGFIAVLLGYLVVHVTQHTLTPHFHFGEETHTDAMVSRGIGVWALVGLLPHSFFDGVAISSGFLESGSLGLLVFTGILLHKVPTGVSLGSIMLASGNTPQKTIGAVLGIAAATVAGALITPFVGTMAAYGLPLAAGVTLYVAASNLIPESQHERSIGVHGGFLAGVLAYIALQMLLPDMPH
- a CDS encoding CCA tRNA nucleotidyltransferase encodes the protein MQLSPPRSVLEIAQKLDHAGHDVWAVGGAVRDALLGTPHVDWDLATSARPHEVRRLFRRTVPIGIEHGTVGVFGADGVLYEVTTFRRDIETSGRHAVVEFAHTIDEDLSRRDFTFNAMAWHPIHDEVRDPYHGLADLKAARLRTVGEPAERFAEDYLRVLRGLRFAGHFVLEPEPSTWAALTAAVPHLTVLSAERVREELLKVLGRTPHASAALLLYERSGALAQLYPELQQLASLTLGDAPSDAWRRTLAAVDAIPQTRPLLRLTALLHAVGMPAAASRDLRGGWRFTGHEVFGARKARELMERLKASNADTERVATLVAKQSDLFPPDSPDAGVRRWLLHVPPALVPDLFRLRIALWRANPVARGDDDLAGRWRHVRRVLAAQPPLATGDLAIDGDDLKTLGLPPGPRYGEILRELLDCVIEDPSLNDRKALLRMVREMDGDA
- a CDS encoding SDR family oxidoreductase, producing the protein MLGIDLLGKRALVTGGSRGVGRAIALMLGRAGARVGISYQSRHEDAAAVVTELEQLGVPAWRHSGDLSTRREVEQLFRHAREEFGGLDIFVGNAGIWPPEYQPVSLMSDEQWQRTIAINLDSIFYSTREAARMMSDDGRIVLISSTAGQRGEAGHADYAASKGALISFVKGVAVELAGQGTTVNCVAPGWIDTEMAELPYAGGGRRRIEAGIPLGRVASADDVAGPVVFLCSDLARHITGETVNVNGGSVMCG